TTGCCGGTGACGCCGCCCGTGCTGGTGGCCGCCGCCAGCCGGCCCGCCCTATCGAGGGCCACCGCGCCGACGGTCGCCGAGCCGGCCGGGCCCTCATTCCTTTCACGCCAGCGTTGCCAGCGCTCGAGCTGCCTGGGCGCGACCAGTGCGCCGTTCTCGACGAGTTCCGGCCCAAAGGCTTCGGCGCCCGCGCCGACGATCAGCACGTGCGGGCTCTCCGTCCGCACCCTGTCCGCGGCCAGAACGGGGTTCTTGATGCGCATGACCGCGCCGACCGCGCCCGCTGTTTGGTCCCAGCCCGCCATCAC
Above is a genomic segment from Deinococcota bacterium containing:
- a CDS encoding isoaspartyl peptidase/L-asparaginase codes for the protein MASIVLHGGAGRIAEADREAYVRGLTAARDLGFAALERGESALAAVTQAVTSMEDNAEAFNAGLGSSLNRDGEVECDAAVMAGWDQTAGAVGAVMRIKNPVLAADRVRTESPHVLIVGAGAEAFGPELVENGALVAPRQLERWQRWRERNEGPAGSATVGAVALDRAGRLAAATSTGGVTG